A window of the Nisaea acidiphila genome harbors these coding sequences:
- a CDS encoding mandelate racemase/muconate lactonizing enzyme family protein, whose amino-acid sequence MKIKSVDVIPLRIPFEDGSPGVGLMPTKWTMLDFVLVRLETENGLVGWGDGFAYSCRRATVAAIEDMVAPLLVGRDVSDIGALNLELQQRLHLHGRYGITVFAISAVDIALWDLKAKSEGVPLAALLADSPRTTLPAYASLVRYGEPDLVRSFTSKVVSEGYRTVKLHEIALDAIEAGREGAGAATKMSTDVNCNWSMDQAREILPEMKRLDLYWVEEPVFPPDDAATLGALQRDFGVPIASGENACTAVEFARTAPAIRYIQPSVTKVGGISEFLKVCDLAERHGSAVMPHAPYFGPGYWATLHLMAARRNCEQFEHLYIEPAAYLDPSIPLPEKGTVAVPDRPGIGFEPDPAVLDRFRV is encoded by the coding sequence ATGAAGATCAAATCCGTCGACGTCATCCCGCTGCGGATCCCGTTCGAGGATGGCAGTCCGGGTGTCGGCCTCATGCCGACGAAATGGACCATGCTCGACTTCGTGCTGGTCCGGCTTGAGACAGAAAACGGGCTGGTCGGATGGGGCGACGGCTTCGCCTACTCATGTCGCCGGGCGACGGTCGCCGCAATCGAGGACATGGTGGCGCCGCTGCTCGTCGGCCGTGATGTTAGCGACATCGGCGCGCTCAATCTCGAGCTGCAGCAGCGCCTCCACCTGCACGGACGCTATGGCATAACCGTCTTCGCGATATCGGCCGTCGATATCGCGCTCTGGGATTTGAAGGCGAAGTCGGAAGGCGTTCCCCTTGCCGCGTTGCTCGCCGACAGCCCCCGCACCACCCTGCCCGCATATGCGAGCTTGGTGCGCTACGGCGAACCGGACTTGGTGCGCAGCTTTACATCCAAGGTGGTCTCGGAAGGCTATCGTACGGTCAAACTGCACGAGATCGCGCTCGATGCAATCGAGGCGGGCCGGGAGGGCGCCGGCGCGGCGACGAAAATGTCGACCGACGTGAACTGCAACTGGTCAATGGACCAGGCCCGCGAGATCCTGCCGGAGATGAAGCGGCTCGACCTCTATTGGGTCGAGGAACCCGTCTTCCCGCCAGACGATGCGGCTACGCTAGGCGCTCTCCAGCGCGACTTCGGAGTGCCGATCGCCAGCGGCGAGAATGCCTGCACCGCCGTCGAGTTCGCGCGAACCGCTCCGGCGATCCGCTATATCCAGCCTAGTGTGACGAAGGTCGGAGGGATATCGGAGTTCCTCAAGGTGTGCGATCTCGCGGAGCGGCACGGATCGGCCGTCATGCCGCACGCCCCCTATTTCGGTCCTGGTTACTGGGCGACGCTGCATCTGATGGCCGCCCGGCGGAATTGCGAGCAGTTCGAACATCTCTATATCGAACCGGCGGCATATCTCGACCCATCCATCCCGCTTCCGGAAAAAGGGACGGTCGCGGTGCCGGATCGACCGGGCATCGGGTTCGAGCCGGATCCGGCGGTGCTGGACCGGTTCCGGGTCTAG
- a CDS encoding acyl-CoA synthetase, which produces MSIFETGLERNDANYAPLTPSDFLERAGTTFPEKIAIIHGELNRTYGDFLNRCRRLADALRKRGIGSGDAVSVLAPNTPAMLEAHYGIPMSGAVLNAINTRLDAATIAFILDHADSKLVLVDKEFAPVMEEALSLAEVSPPVIWIDDPLAEDGKPLGEKEYDDLLAEGEPSPHWPRPSDEWQSMSLNYTSGTTGNPKGVVYHHRGAYVNAMGNAIAFGLTSACRYLWTLPMFHCNGWTYTWGVTAVGGTHVCLRKVDPAQIFDLIARHNVTHMCGAPIVLTMLIHAPAEQKTSFSQRVHIATGGAAPPSAVISAMETMGFAVTHLYGLTETYGPSTICAWPPEWDSLELEEKAQRMARQGVWYPTLEGMKVANPDTGENVPADGKTIGELCLRGNTVMKGYLKNPKATADALGDGWFRTGDLAVLHPDGYAEVKDRSKDIIISGGENISSLEIEEVLYKHPKIMEAAVVAKPDEKWGETPCAFVTAAPGAGGIGAEEVTAWCKEHMASFKTPRTIVFGDLPKTSTGKIQKFVLRERAKGL; this is translated from the coding sequence ATGTCGATATTTGAAACAGGGCTGGAGAGGAACGACGCGAATTACGCGCCGCTCACCCCCTCCGATTTCTTAGAACGGGCCGGGACGACCTTTCCAGAGAAGATCGCGATTATTCACGGTGAGTTGAACCGTACATACGGTGATTTTCTGAACCGGTGCCGCCGTTTAGCCGACGCTCTTCGCAAACGCGGAATCGGCTCCGGCGACGCCGTGTCCGTGCTCGCCCCAAACACACCGGCGATGCTCGAAGCGCATTACGGCATTCCCATGTCGGGAGCAGTGCTGAATGCGATCAATACGCGGCTGGATGCCGCGACCATTGCCTTTATCCTCGATCACGCCGATTCGAAGCTCGTCCTGGTCGACAAGGAATTCGCGCCGGTCATGGAAGAGGCGCTTTCTCTGGCCGAGGTATCGCCCCCGGTGATCTGGATCGACGATCCGCTTGCTGAAGACGGCAAGCCACTCGGCGAGAAGGAATATGACGACCTGCTTGCGGAAGGCGAGCCGTCGCCGCACTGGCCGCGTCCCTCGGATGAGTGGCAATCGATGTCCCTCAACTACACTTCCGGGACGACGGGTAACCCGAAAGGCGTCGTCTATCATCACCGCGGCGCCTACGTGAACGCGATGGGGAATGCCATCGCATTCGGGCTGACCTCCGCCTGCCGCTATCTCTGGACCCTGCCGATGTTCCACTGCAACGGCTGGACCTATACTTGGGGCGTGACGGCAGTCGGCGGGACCCATGTCTGCCTGCGCAAGGTCGACCCGGCCCAGATCTTCGACCTGATCGCGCGCCACAACGTGACCCATATGTGCGGCGCGCCGATCGTGCTCACCATGCTGATCCACGCGCCGGCGGAGCAGAAAACCAGCTTTTCGCAGCGGGTCCATATCGCCACCGGCGGGGCGGCCCCGCCGAGCGCAGTGATTTCCGCGATGGAGACGATGGGCTTCGCCGTGACCCATCTCTACGGGCTGACGGAGACCTATGGTCCGTCGACGATCTGCGCCTGGCCGCCAGAATGGGATTCGCTGGAATTGGAAGAGAAGGCGCAGAGAATGGCGCGTCAAGGCGTCTGGTATCCGACCCTGGAAGGCATGAAGGTCGCGAATCCCGATACCGGTGAAAACGTTCCGGCCGACGGCAAAACCATCGGCGAACTTTGCCTGCGCGGAAACACGGTGATGAAAGGGTATCTCAAGAACCCGAAAGCGACCGCCGACGCGCTCGGCGACGGCTGGTTCCGAACGGGGGATCTCGCCGTGCTCCATCCGGACGGCTATGCCGAGGTCAAGGACAGATCCAAGGACATCATCATCTCCGGCGGCGAGAACATTTCCTCCCTTGAGATCGAGGAAGTGCTCTACAAGCACCCGAAAATCATGGAGGCGGCCGTGGTCGCCAAGCCGGACGAGAAGTGGGGCGAGACGCCCTGCGCCTTCGTGACGGCCGCTCCGGGAGCCGGAGGTATCGGTGCGGAGGAAGTGACTGCCTGGTGCAAGGAACATATGGCGTCCTTCAAGACCCCTCGCACGATCGTCTTCGGCGATCTGCCGAAGACCTCGACGGGAAAGATCCAGAAATTCGTGCTGCGGGAGAGGGCAAAGGGGCTCTGA
- the mfd gene encoding transcription-repair coupling factor yields the protein MIYNKPLLEGTAKVAFSAAPEGHDARALLEIAETHGGIVHVARDDSRLAILRQSLAFFAPDATVLTLPAWDCLPYDRVSPHGDLISQRVETLARLASSGLQGGAILLTTVNALLQRVPPRSFFTDVGLAIAPGESKPVEEIAAFFEANGYHRAATVREAGEYAVRGGIVDVFPPGAEEPLRLDFFGDELETIRAFDPVSQRTTGKLDSFEIFPVGEFRLDEESIRRFRSGYRTYFGAEISKDPLYEAVSEGRRHVGMEHWLPLFHDDLETLLDYTGGAPITFDHQADASIGARFELIEEYFEARKSFHDRGTPDGGVIYRPLPPDSLYLTPRDWESLDRGHPTGRFTPFALPEGGSEGRIVVDCGGHGGTGFAEARARPDTDLYGTVRDTVLEELEKRRVLIAGYTSGSRDRLVSLLQEHGLERLEPVNSFKEAADLPAGTAAGVVLPLEQGFASDDLLCIAEQDILGERLARPTVRRGRRGEEFLQEVSALHEGDYVVHVEHGIGQYDGLETLEIGGAPHDCLRLIYLGGDKLFVPVENIEVLSRYGSGESGAQLDKLGGAAWQARKARVKKRLRDMAEQLIRLAAEREIREAEPVAPPPGIFDEFCARFPYTETDDQLKAIEDTLDDLNRGRPMDRLVCGDVGFGKTEVALRAALVVAMQGFQVAVVVPTTLLARQHYNQFTERFKGLPIKIRQLSRMVPAKDQTAVKEELASGDCGIVIGTHAVLAKNIRFSNLGMVIVDEEQHFGVAQKERLKELRSSIHVLTLTATPIPRTLQMALSGVRQMSLITTPPVDRLAVRTFVMPYDGLVIREAIMREHYRGGQTFYVCPRLEDLPRVHDRLTQLVPEVRVATAHGRMTPAELEKVMTQFCDGHYDILLSTNIVESGLDIPNANTIIIHRSDMFGLAQLYQLRGRVGRSKTRAYAYLTTHPTKILTADAKRRLEVMQTLDSLGAGFSLASHDMDIRGAGNLLGEEQSGQVKEVGIELYQTLLQEAVQAARDGGFAADHEPEEQWTPQISLGTPVLIPESYVQDLTVRLSLYRRIANLVDEAEIDSFAAELADRFGTLPPEVENLLKIIAIKQLCKLAGVERVDAGPKGAVISFRNNDFVNPRGLVGFIAKQAGSVQLRPDHKLVYRRAWEKKDVRVRGLTDLMQELVAIAA from the coding sequence TTGATCTACAATAAGCCTCTCCTCGAAGGGACCGCGAAGGTCGCTTTCTCCGCTGCGCCGGAAGGCCACGATGCTCGGGCATTGCTCGAAATCGCAGAGACTCACGGCGGCATCGTACATGTCGCCCGTGACGACTCGCGGCTCGCTATCCTCCGCCAGTCTCTCGCCTTCTTTGCTCCGGATGCGACGGTTCTTACGCTCCCTGCCTGGGACTGCCTGCCTTATGACCGCGTCTCGCCGCACGGAGACCTGATCAGTCAACGCGTGGAAACCCTTGCGCGGCTTGCTTCAAGTGGTCTTCAGGGCGGCGCGATCCTCCTGACGACGGTGAACGCCTTGCTGCAACGTGTTCCGCCGCGGAGTTTTTTCACCGATGTCGGTCTTGCGATCGCGCCCGGCGAAAGCAAACCGGTCGAGGAGATAGCCGCTTTTTTTGAGGCGAACGGTTACCACCGGGCCGCAACTGTCCGCGAGGCGGGCGAATATGCCGTGCGCGGGGGCATCGTCGACGTCTTCCCGCCGGGCGCCGAGGAACCGCTCCGGCTCGACTTCTTCGGCGACGAGCTGGAGACGATCCGCGCGTTCGACCCGGTCAGCCAGCGCACCACTGGAAAGCTTGATTCCTTCGAGATCTTCCCGGTCGGCGAGTTCCGCCTCGACGAGGAGAGCATCCGTCGCTTCCGCTCCGGATACCGGACCTATTTCGGCGCCGAGATTTCCAAGGACCCGCTCTACGAGGCGGTGAGCGAGGGCCGGCGCCATGTCGGCATGGAACACTGGCTGCCGCTCTTTCACGACGATCTCGAAACCCTGCTCGACTATACCGGCGGCGCGCCGATCACCTTCGACCACCAGGCGGATGCTTCCATCGGCGCGCGGTTCGAGCTGATCGAGGAGTATTTCGAGGCGCGGAAGAGTTTCCATGACCGCGGCACCCCTGACGGCGGCGTTATATACCGCCCCCTGCCGCCGGACAGTCTCTATCTGACGCCGCGCGACTGGGAGAGCCTGGATCGCGGACACCCGACCGGGCGTTTCACCCCGTTCGCCTTGCCGGAAGGCGGCAGCGAAGGACGGATCGTCGTGGACTGCGGCGGGCATGGCGGAACAGGCTTCGCCGAAGCCCGGGCGCGGCCGGATACGGACCTCTACGGCACGGTGCGCGATACGGTCCTCGAAGAACTCGAAAAGCGCCGGGTACTGATCGCCGGATATACGTCCGGCTCCCGCGACCGCCTGGTCTCGCTGCTGCAGGAGCACGGGCTGGAGCGCCTTGAGCCGGTGAACTCCTTCAAGGAGGCGGCCGACCTGCCGGCGGGCACCGCAGCCGGTGTCGTTCTGCCGCTGGAGCAGGGTTTCGCCAGTGATGATCTGCTCTGCATCGCCGAACAGGACATTCTCGGCGAGCGACTTGCACGGCCGACGGTCCGTCGAGGCCGCCGGGGCGAGGAGTTCCTGCAGGAAGTCTCGGCACTGCACGAAGGCGACTATGTCGTCCATGTCGAGCACGGAATCGGCCAATATGACGGTCTGGAAACGCTGGAGATCGGCGGTGCACCGCACGATTGCCTGAGGCTGATCTATCTCGGCGGCGACAAGCTCTTCGTGCCGGTCGAGAATATCGAGGTGCTGTCACGCTATGGCTCTGGCGAGAGCGGAGCGCAGCTCGACAAGCTCGGCGGCGCCGCGTGGCAGGCCCGCAAGGCGCGGGTGAAGAAACGGCTGCGAGACATGGCCGAGCAACTGATCCGTCTCGCGGCTGAGCGCGAGATCCGGGAAGCGGAGCCGGTTGCGCCTCCGCCCGGAATTTTCGACGAGTTCTGCGCCCGCTTCCCCTATACGGAGACTGACGACCAGCTGAAGGCGATCGAGGACACGCTTGACGACCTCAATCGCGGTCGTCCGATGGACCGGCTGGTCTGCGGCGATGTCGGTTTCGGCAAGACCGAGGTTGCACTGCGCGCCGCGCTCGTCGTTGCCATGCAAGGCTTCCAGGTCGCCGTCGTGGTACCGACCACGCTGCTCGCACGCCAGCACTACAACCAGTTCACCGAGCGCTTCAAAGGCCTGCCGATAAAGATCCGCCAGCTATCCCGGATGGTTCCGGCAAAGGACCAGACGGCGGTGAAGGAAGAGCTGGCGAGCGGCGATTGCGGGATCGTCATCGGCACTCATGCCGTGCTGGCGAAAAACATCCGCTTCTCCAATCTCGGCATGGTCATCGTCGACGAGGAACAGCATTTCGGCGTGGCCCAGAAAGAGCGCCTGAAAGAACTTCGCTCCTCGATCCATGTTCTGACCCTGACCGCGACGCCGATCCCGCGCACGCTGCAGATGGCGCTGAGCGGCGTCCGGCAAATGAGCCTGATCACCACACCGCCGGTCGACCGTCTGGCGGTCCGCACCTTCGTCATGCCCTATGACGGTCTCGTCATCCGGGAAGCGATCATGCGCGAGCACTATCGCGGCGGTCAGACCTTCTATGTCTGTCCGCGCCTGGAAGATCTACCCCGCGTCCACGACCGGCTGACGCAGCTGGTACCGGAAGTCCGCGTCGCAACCGCGCATGGCCGTATGACTCCGGCGGAACTGGAGAAGGTGATGACCCAGTTCTGCGACGGGCATTACGACATCCTGCTCAGCACCAACATCGTCGAATCCGGCCTCGACATCCCGAACGCGAACACGATCATCATCCATCGCTCGGACATGTTCGGCCTCGCCCAGCTCTATCAGCTGCGCGGCCGGGTCGGGCGCTCCAAGACGCGGGCTTATGCCTACCTGACGACCCATCCGACCAAGATCCTGACGGCCGACGCAAAGCGCCGGCTGGAGGTCATGCAGACGCTTGATAGTCTCGGCGCCGGCTTCAGCCTCGCAAGCCATGACATGGATATACGCGGCGCGGGCAACCTGCTCGGCGAGGAACAGTCGGGGCAGGTGAAGGAAGTCGGGATCGAGCTTTACCAGACGCTGCTGCAGGAAGCGGTGCAGGCGGCGCGGGACGGTGGCTTCGCCGCGGATCACGAGCCGGAGGAGCAGTGGACGCCGCAGATCTCCCTCGGCACCCCGGTGCTGATCCCCGAGAGCTACGTGCAGGACCTGACGGTGCGGCTCAGCCTCTATCGGCGCATCGCCAATCTCGTGGACGAGGCGGAGATCGACAGTTTCGCGGCCGAGCTCGCGGACCGGTTCGGCACCCTGCCGCCGGAAGTGGAGAACCTGCTCAAGATCATCGCGATCAAGCAGCTCTGCAAGCTGGCGGGGGTCGAGCGGGTCGATGCCGGGCCGAAGGGTGCCGTGATCAGCTTCCGCAACAACGATTTCGTCAATCCGCGCGGTCTCGTCGGCTTCATCGCCAAGCAGGCCGGCAGCGTCCAGCTCCGCCCGGATCACAAGCTAGTCTACCGGCGGGCCTGGGAGAAGAAAGATGTCCGCGTACGCGGCCTGACCGACCTGATGCAGGAATTGGTCGCGATCGCTGCCTGA
- a CDS encoding DUF1272 domain-containing protein translates to MVALELRPNCELCDKDLPPDSPEARICSYECTYCADCVETVLFDVCPTCGGNFVPRPVRPLRSWRPDLKLGREFRPPSDKRVHSKYERADIDAHVARIRGIAPEER, encoded by the coding sequence ATGGTCGCTCTGGAACTCCGGCCGAACTGCGAGCTCTGCGACAAAGACCTGCCTCCTGACTCGCCCGAAGCCCGGATCTGTTCCTACGAATGCACCTATTGTGCGGACTGCGTCGAGACGGTGCTGTTCGATGTATGCCCGACCTGTGGCGGGAACTTTGTGCCGCGGCCGGTCCGTCCGCTTCGTTCCTGGAGGCCCGACCTCAAGCTCGGCCGGGAGTTCCGCCCGCCGTCCGACAAGCGCGTGCATTCGAAATACGAGCGCGCTGACATAGACGCTCATGTTGCTCGGATACGCGGGATAGCACCGGAAGAGCGCTGA
- a CDS encoding oxidoreductase, whose protein sequence is MLEQPFELPCGAILKNRIAKAAMSDDLGDGRGCPTDAQARLYRLWAQGGAALSLIGETQIGPWAPETYGNLVLDPLQGAPEFRQLTAAATEHGTHFWAQLGHAGVLAAPVDGKAIGPSDIDHPEIQARAMTGAEIAALPKAYARAGANARTLGFTGVEIHAAHGFLLSQFLSPFFNRRTDEWGGSPGRRIRLLLEVIEAVRAEVGARFPVAVKINATDQLKGGLTEEDALGILAVLQEAPVDLIDISGGAYFPGAAAASDGAGKGPYFLDFARAARARISKPLMSAGGFKHREEAEKAVSTGALDLVGLARALVVEPALPRAWISGDSLEPAFPRFDERPPGGVTAWYTERLRELASLDATGRDQPLSAALEAVTRRKAANGDLWKRHFVEA, encoded by the coding sequence ATGTTGGAACAACCGTTCGAACTGCCGTGCGGGGCGATCCTGAAGAACCGGATCGCAAAAGCCGCGATGTCGGACGATCTTGGAGACGGGCGGGGGTGCCCAACCGATGCGCAGGCGCGCCTCTACCGCCTGTGGGCGCAAGGCGGGGCGGCCCTGTCGTTGATCGGCGAGACCCAGATCGGCCCCTGGGCACCAGAGACCTATGGCAATCTCGTTCTGGACCCCTTGCAGGGGGCACCCGAATTCAGGCAGCTCACGGCTGCCGCCACGGAGCACGGCACCCACTTCTGGGCACAACTCGGGCATGCGGGCGTCCTTGCTGCTCCGGTTGACGGGAAAGCGATCGGACCATCTGATATCGATCATCCGGAGATCCAGGCACGGGCCATGACCGGCGCGGAGATTGCCGCACTGCCGAAGGCTTACGCACGGGCCGGAGCAAACGCCCGGACACTGGGCTTCACAGGCGTCGAGATCCACGCGGCCCACGGTTTTCTCCTCAGCCAGTTCTTATCGCCTTTCTTCAACCGGCGGACCGACGAATGGGGCGGCAGCCCCGGCCGGCGGATACGGCTTCTGCTTGAGGTGATCGAAGCGGTGCGAGCGGAAGTCGGGGCCCGTTTTCCCGTGGCGGTGAAGATCAACGCCACGGACCAGCTCAAGGGTGGCCTCACGGAAGAAGATGCGCTCGGCATTCTGGCCGTATTGCAGGAAGCCCCGGTCGATCTGATCGATATCAGCGGCGGTGCCTATTTTCCCGGTGCCGCAGCGGCAAGCGACGGGGCGGGAAAGGGGCCTTATTTCCTGGACTTCGCCCGGGCGGCACGGGCACGGATATCCAAACCCCTGATGAGCGCCGGCGGGTTCAAGCACCGCGAAGAAGCGGAAAAGGCGGTTTCGACAGGCGCCTTGGACCTCGTCGGACTGGCGCGGGCTCTGGTCGTGGAGCCTGCGCTTCCGCGCGCGTGGATATCCGGCGATAGCCTAGAGCCGGCTTTCCCACGTTTCGACGAACGCCCGCCCGGCGGAGTGACCGCCTGGTATACGGAGCGGCTTCGGGAACTCGCCTCACTGGACGCTACCGGCCGGGATCAGCCGCTTTCGGCCGCGCTTGAAGCGGTCACCCGTCGCAAGGCCGCGAACGGCGATCTCTGGAAGCGGCATTTTGTGGAAGCGTGA
- a CDS encoding DsbA family oxidoreductase → MTQIDIFSDVICPWCFIGKRRLERALKSRPLPDLTIQWRAFQLNPDMPVEGMSRQAYLENKFGGPERAQQIYDNIRRTGDGEGIDFRFDLIQRTPNTVLAHRTINLATAQGTSDALVENLFNAYFIEGVDIGDIDNLVRLAEASGMDAGEVREWFEGKGGATEVMAETRFAYENGINGVPCFIFNRQYAVSGAQEPEAFFPLFDLDASESSAVANQA, encoded by the coding sequence ATGACCCAGATCGATATCTTCTCCGACGTAATCTGCCCCTGGTGTTTCATCGGAAAACGCCGGCTTGAGCGCGCCCTCAAATCCCGACCGCTGCCGGATCTGACGATCCAGTGGCGCGCCTTCCAGCTCAATCCGGATATGCCGGTAGAGGGCATGTCGCGCCAAGCCTACCTCGAGAACAAGTTCGGCGGCCCGGAACGTGCGCAGCAGATATACGACAACATCCGGCGGACCGGTGACGGCGAAGGGATCGATTTCCGTTTCGACCTCATTCAGCGGACACCAAACACGGTTCTTGCGCATCGCACGATCAATCTCGCGACCGCGCAAGGCACCTCGGACGCGTTGGTGGAGAACCTGTTCAACGCCTATTTCATCGAAGGCGTCGATATCGGCGACATCGACAATCTCGTGCGGCTTGCCGAGGCATCAGGCATGGATGCGGGTGAAGTCCGCGAATGGTTCGAAGGCAAGGGCGGCGCGACAGAAGTGATGGCCGAAACCCGCTTTGCCTACGAGAACGGGATAAACGGGGTGCCCTGCTTCATCTTCAATCGGCAATATGCGGTCTCAGGCGCGCAGGAGCCGGAGGCTTTCTTCCCGCTCTTCGATCTCGATGCGTCCGAAAGCTCCGCGGTCGCCAATCAGGCCTGA